A part of Marinobacter psychrophilus genomic DNA contains:
- the rluF gene encoding 23S rRNA pseudouridine(2604) synthase RluF gives MTQSSSTRLNKYISESGICSRREADRYIEQGSVRINGKRASVGDQVLPTDTVMVNGQIIEPRAEEDQVFIALNKPVGIVSTTDSAERDNIQRFVGHTVRIFPIGRLDKDSQGLIFMTSNGDLVNKILRAGNNHEKEYLVTVDKPITKTFIDGMAGGVPILGTVTKRCRVSQESRSVFRIVLVQGLNRQIRRMAEHFGFDVTRLERQRIMNISLGNLPVGQWRDLTSKELAVLMDSIRDSSSDAPAAIQKPASKTTPVNAPAHKRDSHKPRAGNKTPPRPGAKSAEKPGRRPDNRPDSKPAARPKPKPKKQRQRSTKR, from the coding sequence ATGACCCAGTCTTCTTCCACACGCCTGAACAAATACATCAGCGAGAGCGGCATTTGTTCGCGGCGCGAGGCCGACCGATACATCGAGCAGGGTAGCGTGCGAATCAACGGCAAGCGTGCCAGCGTTGGCGATCAGGTATTGCCGACGGATACGGTGATGGTCAACGGCCAAATCATTGAGCCCCGTGCTGAAGAAGATCAGGTATTCATCGCTCTGAACAAGCCAGTGGGCATTGTCAGCACCACCGACAGCGCCGAACGCGACAATATTCAACGCTTTGTCGGGCACACGGTGAGAATTTTCCCTATCGGCCGGCTAGACAAGGATTCTCAGGGACTGATTTTTATGACCAGCAACGGCGATCTGGTCAACAAGATCCTGCGGGCGGGTAATAATCACGAGAAAGAGTATTTGGTCACCGTTGATAAGCCCATCACCAAGACCTTTATTGACGGTATGGCCGGCGGGGTGCCAATTCTGGGTACGGTTACAAAAAGATGCCGGGTGTCGCAGGAGTCGCGCAGTGTGTTCCGCATTGTTCTGGTACAAGGCCTGAACCGGCAGATTCGACGCATGGCGGAGCATTTTGGCTTTGACGTAACGCGCCTGGAACGGCAGCGCATTATGAATATTAGCCTAGGCAATCTGCCCGTTGGCCAATGGCGGGATTTAACATCAAAAGAACTGGCGGTGCTGATGGACAGCATTCGGGATTCGTCATCCGATGCCCCAGCGGCGATTCAAAAGCCCGCCAGTAAGACGACGCCGGTCAATGCTCCGGCACACAAGCGCGACAGCCACAAGCCACGCGCCGGCAATAAGACCCCTCCTAGGCCAGGCGCCAAATCTGCAGAAAAGCCCGGCAGACGGCCCGATAACCGCCCCGACTCAAAGCCGGCGGCGCGGCCAAAACCCAAGCCGAAGAAGCAGCGCCAGCGCAGCACTAAACGCTAG
- a CDS encoding SDR family oxidoreductase has translation MSDQPVMLITGASSGIGAATARAAAKQGYRLVLAARSEAKLHKLQQELGGKEQVLTVRCDVQSDTDQREMVKKALASFGRIDAVFANAGRGGEPGGFSGADAEVWKDMILTNIYGVGLTVQHCLPALRESRGHLLLTGSAAGRVTIPGSMYSATKWAVSAIGYGAREELRGSGIRVTLIEPGMVDTPFFDQQPDNALQPDDIANAVMYAVAQPAHVDVNEILVRPTPAIKDV, from the coding sequence ATGAGCGATCAACCCGTAATGCTGATTACAGGCGCATCTTCAGGTATTGGGGCGGCTACCGCACGGGCAGCGGCGAAACAGGGCTATCGCCTGGTACTGGCGGCTCGTTCGGAAGCTAAATTGCACAAGTTACAACAGGAACTGGGCGGCAAAGAGCAGGTATTAACGGTGCGCTGCGACGTGCAAAGCGACACAGATCAGCGTGAAATGGTGAAAAAAGCGCTGGCCAGTTTTGGTCGCATCGATGCCGTATTCGCCAACGCCGGCCGCGGGGGTGAGCCCGGCGGCTTCAGTGGTGCAGATGCGGAAGTCTGGAAAGACATGATTCTGACCAACATCTACGGCGTTGGCCTGACTGTGCAGCATTGCCTGCCAGCGTTGAGGGAGAGCCGTGGGCACCTGTTATTGACGGGCTCTGCCGCCGGACGGGTAACCATTCCGGGATCTATGTACAGCGCCACCAAGTGGGCAGTGTCGGCCATTGGCTATGGCGCTCGCGAAGAACTGCGGGGCTCCGGCATTCGAGTAACCCTGATCGAGCCGGGCATGGTAGACACACCCTTCTTTGATCAGCAGCCAGACAACGCGCTGCAGCCAGACGACATTGCCAACGCAGTTATGTACGCTGTGGCCCAGCCGGCACATGTAGACGTTAACGAAATACTGGTGCGGCCTACGCCTGCGATTAAAGACGTGTAA
- a CDS encoding alpha/beta hydrolase, which yields MWVLYLLIFIGLFLLVFLTVSFVLLRPEDYSTFDSHEFKSRTALPSIANKEVIERVRNMGRQLHGVRGRARILAMRQYMDGISDDLQMVSTVTATDQPRGEWVVAPGADTRRRILYIHGGAWMAGSPRSHRSMTDQLSQIGKAAVFAVDYRLMPEYRYMAGVEDCRKAYEWLLDNGPEGKQEAQIMVIAGDSAGGSHTLALIAWLRDQKLRQADAAIALSPSTDMTMTAPSNRSNIATDPMLGPMFGGLQKVPLSVLWWFSTATFRMRPASPVASPLRGPLHDLPPTLIQASDCEMLIDNARRYAAKAQAEGSPVELHIWQGMVHVWQIFGPMLPEADEAFDDMAEFLRVHTGAEEQDHTS from the coding sequence ATGTGGGTTCTGTATTTACTGATCTTTATCGGGCTGTTTTTGCTGGTTTTTTTAACCGTGTCGTTCGTGCTGCTCCGGCCAGAAGACTATTCGACGTTTGATAGTCATGAGTTCAAATCGCGCACCGCACTGCCTAGCATCGCCAACAAAGAGGTGATCGAGCGCGTACGCAATATGGGGCGACAGCTGCATGGCGTTAGGGGGCGTGCGCGAATTCTTGCCATGCGCCAGTATATGGACGGCATCAGCGATGACCTGCAAATGGTGTCTACCGTGACTGCGACCGACCAGCCCCGGGGTGAGTGGGTGGTAGCTCCCGGCGCCGATACCCGTCGGCGTATCCTGTACATTCATGGCGGCGCCTGGATGGCCGGCAGCCCGCGCAGCCATCGCAGCATGACCGACCAACTGTCGCAAATTGGCAAGGCTGCGGTGTTTGCGGTGGACTATCGGCTGATGCCGGAATATCGCTATATGGCCGGCGTGGAAGACTGCCGCAAGGCCTATGAGTGGCTGTTGGACAACGGCCCGGAGGGCAAGCAGGAGGCTCAGATTATGGTGATTGCGGGTGACTCGGCCGGTGGCAGCCATACCTTGGCTCTGATTGCCTGGCTGCGCGACCAGAAGCTGCGCCAGGCCGATGCGGCGATTGCGCTGTCGCCGTCCACTGACATGACCATGACCGCTCCCAGCAATCGAAGCAATATCGCCACCGACCCCATGCTAGGCCCAATGTTTGGTGGCCTGCAAAAAGTGCCGCTGTCGGTTTTGTGGTGGTTCAGTACAGCAACGTTCCGTATGCGACCGGCCAGCCCCGTGGCATCGCCGCTTCGCGGGCCGCTGCATGACCTACCCCCCACTCTGATTCAGGCCAGTGACTGCGAAATGCTGATTGATAACGCCAGGCGCTACGCTGCCAAGGCGCAAGCAGAGGGCTCGCCGGTGGAACTGCATATCTGGCAGGGAATGGTGCACGTGTGGCAGATTTTTGGCCCAATGCTGCCGGAAGCAGACGAAGCTTTTGACGATATGGCGGAGTTTCTGAGAGTTCACACCGGCGCGGAAGAACAGGATCACACGAGCTAA
- the arfB gene encoding alternative ribosome rescue aminoacyl-tRNA hydrolase ArfB, whose translation MLKLSNAVELADWEIEITQIRAQGAGGQNVNKVSSAVHLRFDIWNSSLPLFYKERLMALNDQRISKDGVLVLKAQSHRTLELNKNDAMQRLKALILQAVKPQKARRATKPSKSAKRKRTDGKVQKGRTKALRGKIQV comes from the coding sequence ATGCTTAAATTATCCAATGCTGTTGAACTTGCGGACTGGGAAATCGAAATCACCCAGATCCGCGCTCAGGGTGCCGGTGGGCAGAATGTCAATAAGGTCTCCTCTGCGGTGCACCTGCGCTTTGACATCTGGAACTCGTCGTTGCCACTGTTTTATAAAGAGCGCCTGATGGCGTTGAACGATCAGCGCATCAGCAAAGACGGTGTACTGGTGCTCAAAGCACAAAGCCATCGTACACTGGAGCTAAACAAAAACGACGCCATGCAGCGGCTTAAAGCGTTGATCCTGCAAGCGGTAAAACCGCAAAAAGCTCGTCGCGCTACAAAACCCAGCAAATCCGCTAAGCGTAAGCGCACCGACGGTAAAGTGCAAAAGGGCCGTACTAAAGCGTTGCGGGGAAAGATTCAAGTTTAG
- a CDS encoding cation transporter, giving the protein MAAFLARENLALILSSIGAALFAILGITWGLWVDSLVILFDGAYSLVSLMLSLLSVYAARLMRKPACDAFPLGRGALEPLVIAVKGLTIALVCVISLLSAIAALFSGGQVVDAGMALIFSGISVMGCALVWVYLHWATGRSQSGLLLAEKKQWLMDMGLSGAVLIGFLAAALLETGAWSHLAKYADPMMMVLISGYFLVVPVKMTAVAVRELLLSAPSEELQSCVSEAMRDVGLHPDCASTIKVGPSLMVEVALPDNWSDDINRLRFRLHRKLANLPVEARIFVHASD; this is encoded by the coding sequence ATGGCTGCTTTTCTGGCGCGGGAAAACCTGGCGCTGATTTTATCGTCGATAGGTGCTGCCCTGTTTGCGATTCTAGGGATTACCTGGGGCTTGTGGGTCGATTCTTTGGTTATTCTGTTTGATGGTGCCTACTCGTTGGTGAGTTTGATGTTGTCGCTGTTGTCGGTTTATGCGGCGCGCCTGATGCGCAAGCCTGCCTGCGATGCGTTCCCCTTGGGTCGTGGTGCTTTGGAGCCTCTGGTGATTGCGGTAAAAGGCCTGACGATCGCCTTGGTGTGTGTCATTTCGCTGCTTTCTGCCATTGCCGCTTTGTTCAGCGGTGGTCAGGTGGTTGACGCTGGTATGGCTCTGATTTTCTCAGGCATCAGCGTAATGGGTTGTGCGCTGGTGTGGGTCTATTTGCATTGGGCTACGGGCCGCAGCCAGTCCGGTTTGCTGCTGGCGGAAAAGAAGCAGTGGCTGATGGATATGGGGTTGAGTGGGGCCGTTCTGATTGGTTTTTTAGCGGCCGCTTTGCTAGAAACCGGTGCCTGGAGTCACCTGGCCAAGTACGCCGACCCGATGATGATGGTGCTTATTTCCGGTTACTTTTTGGTAGTTCCGGTGAAAATGACCGCGGTAGCTGTGCGTGAACTGCTTTTGTCTGCGCCGTCTGAAGAATTGCAAAGCTGTGTATCTGAGGCCATGCGGGATGTTGGCTTGCATCCGGACTGTGCCAGCACCATCAAAGTTGGCCCATCACTGATGGTAGAAGTGGCTCTGCCGGATAATTGGTCGGACGATATTAACCGCCTTAGATTCCGGCTGCATCGCAAGCTGGCAAACCTGCCGGTAGAAGCGCGCATATTTGTTCATGCTTCGGACTAG
- a CDS encoding LysR family transcriptional regulator, with protein sequence MKTSQIQIFLTIVRFGTVAAAARELGRSRTTVSTALAALEDELGAQLFERSGNQLQLTAVGHSIVTDCQRFDQVAGQIMARCEHHLSGAETALRIGRDDSLPESAWRRILQRLKQRFPHTSIAVYLASPRELPALVENQSVDVCYGLMPEPTTEGYEWRRELADVRMLTVAASSHPLCELERVTQDDLVMHTEITLASIRDMRLEPESPETANYLAFTQYELIRDSVIDGAGWADLPLPLIREALANGELTTIHHRSAKWWKVFSSLESEYAQGGAVVGWLGNELETYLADVAS encoded by the coding sequence GTGAAAACGTCGCAAATACAGATTTTTCTGACGATTGTGCGCTTTGGCACCGTTGCCGCGGCTGCTCGCGAGCTCGGCCGCAGCCGCACCACCGTCAGCACGGCATTGGCAGCGCTGGAAGACGAGTTGGGTGCGCAGCTGTTCGAACGCAGTGGTAACCAACTTCAGTTGACCGCTGTGGGCCACTCCATCGTGACCGACTGCCAGCGCTTTGATCAGGTAGCAGGCCAAATCATGGCGCGCTGCGAGCACCACCTCAGCGGTGCTGAAACCGCTCTCCGTATCGGCCGTGATGATTCCCTGCCCGAGTCAGCATGGCGCAGAATTTTGCAGCGCCTGAAACAACGCTTCCCCCATACCAGTATTGCGGTGTATCTGGCCTCACCCCGGGAATTGCCGGCGCTGGTGGAAAACCAGTCGGTGGATGTGTGTTACGGCTTGATGCCCGAACCCACCACCGAAGGCTATGAATGGCGGCGCGAGTTGGCAGATGTGCGCATGTTGACGGTGGCCGCGAGTAGCCACCCGTTGTGCGAGCTGGAACGGGTAACTCAAGACGACCTGGTGATGCACACCGAAATCACCTTGGCTTCTATACGCGATATGCGCCTGGAGCCGGAATCCCCGGAAACCGCCAATTATCTGGCGTTTACCCAGTACGAACTGATACGGGACTCGGTGATTGACGGCGCAGGCTGGGCCGATTTACCACTGCCACTGATTCGCGAGGCGCTGGCCAACGGCGAGCTGACCACCATCCACCACCGCAGTGCAAAATGGTGGAAGGTGTTCAGCTCGCTGGAATCCGAGTATGCCCAAGGTGGCGCCGTGGTGGGCTGGCTGGGCAATGAACTAGAAACTTATCTGGCCGATGTGGCCAGCTAG
- a CDS encoding DUF4442 domain-containing protein has product MNKTIRRLFASAGALRRIMSAYSPYLGAGIRVTHIADDFGSATVEMRQRWYNTNYVGTHFGGSLYSMLDPMYMLLLMRRLGNGYIVWDKSAHIEFIRPGKGNVVAHFELTDERLDDIRAATADGEKMLPTWDVEVHDEQGQLVARVHKVLYVRRKTD; this is encoded by the coding sequence ATGAATAAAACTATTCGCCGCTTGTTTGCCAGCGCAGGCGCTTTGCGCCGAATCATGTCCGCCTACTCACCCTATTTGGGTGCGGGCATCCGGGTGACCCATATCGCCGACGACTTTGGCTCTGCCACGGTGGAAATGCGCCAGCGCTGGTACAACACCAATTACGTTGGCACTCATTTTGGCGGCTCGCTTTATAGTATGTTGGACCCGATGTATATGCTGCTGCTGATGCGACGCTTGGGCAACGGCTACATTGTGTGGGACAAATCTGCCCACATCGAGTTCATCCGCCCTGGCAAAGGCAACGTTGTGGCGCACTTTGAGCTGACGGACGAACGCCTCGATGACATTCGAGCAGCCACCGCCGATGGCGAGAAAATGCTGCCTACTTGGGACGTCGAGGTGCATGACGAACAAGGCCAGCTGGTTGCCCGCGTGCACAAGGTGCTTTATGTTCGCCGCAAGACGGATTAA
- a CDS encoding LysE/ArgO family amino acid transporter — protein sequence MLESYLTGLLVCGGLIIAIGAQNAYLLSQAIRREHHWPVAAICAVCDASLFTLGMFGVSAALIAVPQALEFLRWLGVIFLGWLALQAAVRVWRGRAVLKVGAATRGSLRKVVLTSLAVTLLNPQVYLDTLLLVPAIGAQQNSAVAFVIGASTASVVWFSLLAWGGAALAPVLSRPLAWRVIDGLIGLMMAAIALQLALNGSL from the coding sequence GTGCTTGAAAGTTACTTAACCGGCTTACTGGTGTGTGGCGGTTTGATTATTGCCATTGGCGCGCAAAATGCCTACCTGCTGAGCCAAGCCATTCGCCGGGAGCACCATTGGCCGGTGGCGGCTATTTGCGCAGTGTGCGATGCCAGTCTGTTCACTCTGGGCATGTTCGGCGTGAGCGCGGCGCTGATAGCCGTGCCCCAGGCGTTGGAGTTTTTGCGCTGGCTAGGCGTCATTTTTTTGGGCTGGCTGGCGCTTCAGGCGGCCGTGCGTGTCTGGAGAGGCCGTGCTGTGTTAAAAGTTGGAGCGGCCACTCGAGGCAGTTTGCGCAAGGTTGTACTGACCTCGCTGGCGGTCACTCTGCTGAACCCTCAGGTTTACCTCGATACATTGTTGCTGGTGCCGGCGATTGGTGCCCAGCAGAACAGTGCCGTGGCGTTTGTAATCGGCGCCAGCACCGCTTCGGTGGTGTGGTTTAGCCTGCTGGCGTGGGGCGGTGCAGCTCTGGCTCCCGTGTTGTCGCGGCCACTGGCCTGGCGGGTTATTGACGGCTTGATTGGTTTAATGATGGCGGCGATAGCGTTGCAATTGGCTCTTAATGGCAGTCTGTAG
- a CDS encoding copper chaperone PCu(A)C — protein sequence MEPSSLIRRFARHVSTVAVVAALASCIPLMAAADAAPKPTVSGVMVEHGWSRPTPPGAAVGVGYMVIHNHTDAAVRLTGATSEVATDVSIHKTVADNGMMHMKSLPDGLSIDSGQSVEFKPLSYHLMLEGLKQPLKVGQKIPVTLNFERIPAQNAVLDVRSLDNSGEDEDDGGVDHSKMNHSDMDH from the coding sequence ATGGAACCTTCTTCCTTGATTCGTCGTTTTGCCCGTCATGTTAGTACGGTCGCTGTTGTTGCCGCGCTCGCTAGTTGCATTCCGCTGATGGCTGCCGCCGACGCCGCTCCCAAGCCGACTGTTAGCGGTGTCATGGTGGAGCACGGTTGGAGCCGGCCAACGCCACCGGGCGCAGCGGTTGGGGTTGGCTACATGGTCATTCACAACCACACTGACGCAGCGGTGCGCCTCACCGGTGCCACCAGCGAGGTTGCCACAGACGTTTCTATTCATAAAACCGTCGCAGACAACGGTATGATGCATATGAAATCGTTGCCGGATGGCTTGAGCATAGACTCTGGTCAGAGCGTGGAGTTCAAGCCCCTCAGCTATCACCTGATGCTGGAAGGTTTGAAACAGCCGTTAAAGGTCGGGCAGAAAATTCCTGTTACGCTAAATTTTGAACGCATTCCGGCGCAGAACGCCGTGCTGGATGTCAGATCGCTGGATAACAGTGGTGAAGACGAAGACGATGGCGGAGTGGACCATTCCAAGATGAACCACTCTGATATGGACCATTAA
- a CDS encoding putative bifunctional diguanylate cyclase/phosphodiesterase, producing MALLKRNLWTLFLLTLAAGSVILVLLLLSFWQSIVAERNSVHSARVALVAQSMDSVLRTQELLLTVVGREILRSGALPQTPQHSAELDRILQENPVAIGLGMARSDGQLVLVSSNLDLGLLPNLLRAKTSRDSFQEALVTDTMVLGRTYFLGAINKWTIPVRKALRNPEGEVVAVMTAGLRIDGNAGVLSNSLHSGAYDRVMLARASDGYVQFISEQGMGPEQYSKLRYQAETLTDQNPHWKNLPTADIQLSDTPHTYRILRDQQNYLGAVQFNNRFQMWVMSETLMRPLWIRFFKTALLYVSIFLGGFLALFIIFRIIAVAEAKRLKELMYLSRHDELTGVGNRSGLSASINSLLRRKQSFMVAVINIDHFRGVNDRFGQEYGDQVLCAFARRLLSVVDEKDVVARLGADEFVLLIKAVNFQALESHARQLSHQLDKPLELEQFPLQLGASIGVAVYPRDGDSVNTLLRSAHLALYQAKKSLNDWCLYREELEQAYIRRVQIEQRLRQALSLGQLTMVFQPQVDDVKVVYGYEALVRWYDDELGQVGPDEFVGVAESSGLMPALGKFVMETSIREFSEFLGAQGKMWQLAVNISVLQFLQPGFANDVLSLLSRYGLSPKQLVLEMTESLFISNFDDVLAVLNELRKQGVRVSMDDFGTGYSSLSLLRTLPLDELKIDKSFIDGLLDDHKVQNMVASIISIARSHQLELVAEGVETEGQYLALMAMGCKLFQGYYFGRPAALAVGPKSPH from the coding sequence TTGGCATTATTAAAACGCAATTTATGGACGCTCTTTCTGCTGACGCTGGCAGCGGGAAGTGTGATTCTTGTCCTGCTTTTGTTGTCGTTCTGGCAATCGATTGTTGCCGAGCGCAATTCAGTCCACAGCGCGCGGGTGGCACTGGTGGCGCAGTCTATGGACAGCGTTTTGCGTACTCAAGAGCTATTGCTGACGGTTGTTGGTCGCGAAATCCTGCGTTCTGGGGCTCTGCCACAGACGCCTCAACATTCAGCTGAACTAGACCGTATCCTGCAGGAAAACCCTGTGGCTATTGGTTTGGGGATGGCCCGTTCAGACGGGCAGCTGGTGCTGGTGAGTTCGAATCTGGACCTGGGTTTGTTGCCAAACCTGTTGCGAGCCAAAACTTCGCGAGACAGTTTTCAAGAAGCCTTGGTAACCGACACCATGGTTTTGGGGCGCACGTATTTTCTGGGCGCGATCAATAAGTGGACAATTCCGGTGCGCAAAGCGCTGCGCAATCCCGAGGGCGAGGTGGTTGCGGTAATGACGGCGGGTCTCCGTATTGACGGCAACGCCGGTGTCCTGAGCAATTCCTTACACAGCGGCGCTTACGATCGGGTTATGTTGGCGCGAGCGTCAGACGGCTATGTGCAGTTTATTTCAGAGCAGGGCATGGGGCCGGAGCAATATTCCAAGCTCCGTTACCAGGCCGAAACGCTTACAGACCAGAATCCGCATTGGAAGAATCTGCCCACGGCAGACATACAGCTATCAGACACACCTCATACCTATCGCATTCTTCGTGATCAGCAAAATTATCTGGGGGCTGTCCAATTCAACAATCGGTTCCAAATGTGGGTTATGTCTGAAACCCTGATGCGCCCGTTGTGGATAAGGTTTTTTAAAACCGCGTTGTTATACGTCAGCATTTTTCTAGGCGGTTTTCTGGCTTTGTTTATCATTTTTCGTATTATTGCGGTCGCCGAAGCCAAGCGCCTCAAAGAGCTGATGTACCTGTCGCGACACGACGAACTGACAGGCGTAGGCAATCGTTCAGGGCTAAGCGCTAGCATCAACAGCCTGCTGCGGCGTAAACAAAGCTTTATGGTGGCTGTCATCAATATCGACCATTTTCGCGGCGTTAATGACCGTTTTGGGCAAGAATACGGTGACCAGGTGCTCTGCGCATTTGCACGCAGGCTGCTCAGCGTAGTCGACGAAAAGGACGTAGTGGCTCGGTTGGGCGCCGATGAGTTTGTGTTACTGATTAAAGCTGTGAATTTTCAGGCGCTCGAGAGTCACGCGCGTCAGCTTAGCCACCAGTTGGACAAACCGCTGGAACTGGAGCAGTTTCCCTTGCAGCTGGGCGCCAGCATCGGTGTTGCGGTGTACCCCCGCGATGGTGATTCGGTGAACACACTTTTACGCAGCGCGCACTTGGCCTTGTATCAGGCCAAGAAGAGCCTCAATGACTGGTGTCTGTATCGGGAAGAACTCGAACAGGCCTACATCCGCCGAGTGCAGATTGAACAACGCTTGCGCCAAGCGTTGAGCCTCGGGCAGCTGACGATGGTGTTTCAGCCGCAGGTTGATGACGTCAAAGTTGTTTATGGATACGAAGCGCTGGTGCGCTGGTACGACGACGAACTCGGCCAGGTCGGCCCCGATGAATTTGTCGGAGTTGCTGAGTCCAGCGGCTTGATGCCAGCGTTGGGCAAGTTTGTGATGGAAACCAGCATTCGCGAGTTTTCCGAGTTTTTGGGTGCCCAAGGTAAAATGTGGCAACTGGCGGTGAACATATCGGTATTGCAATTTTTGCAGCCGGGTTTTGCCAATGATGTTTTGTCTTTGCTATCGCGATATGGGCTGTCGCCCAAGCAGTTGGTGTTGGAAATGACCGAGAGTCTGTTTATTTCCAATTTTGACGATGTACTGGCCGTGCTTAACGAATTGCGTAAACAGGGTGTGCGGGTATCGATGGACGATTTTGGTACCGGTTACTCGTCGTTAAGCTTGCTGAGAACTCTGCCGCTTGACGAGCTGAAAATTGACAAGAGCTTCATTGACGGCTTATTGGATGATCATAAAGTTCAAAACATGGTCGCCAGCATTATCAGCATTGCCCGCAGTCATCAGCTTGAGCTTGTTGCCGAAGGCGTAGAAACCGAAGGCCAATACCTGGCGTTAATGGCAATGGGTTGTAAATTGTTTCAGGGCTACTATTTTGGCCGTCCGGCCGCTCTTGCTGTTGGGCCGAAGTCCCCCCACTAA
- a CDS encoding zinc ribbon domain-containing protein YjdM, with the protein MSQLPPCPQCTSEFTYEDGAQLVCPECGHEWSETEAAAAESEKMIRDANGNELQDGDSVTVIKDLKVKGSSLVVKVGTKVKSIRLVGGDHDIDCKIDGIGPMKLKSEFVKKV; encoded by the coding sequence ATGTCACAGTTGCCGCCTTGCCCTCAATGCACCTCTGAATTTACCTACGAAGACGGCGCTCAGTTAGTGTGTCCGGAGTGCGGCCACGAGTGGAGCGAAACCGAGGCTGCCGCCGCAGAATCAGAGAAAATGATCCGTGATGCCAACGGCAATGAACTGCAAGACGGCGATAGCGTAACGGTCATTAAAGACCTTAAAGTGAAGGGTTCTTCGCTGGTGGTGAAAGTGGGCACAAAGGTTAAAAGTATAAGGTTAGTTGGTGGTGATCACGATATTGACTGCAAAATAGACGGTATTGGACCGATGAAACTGAAGTCGGAGTTCGTAAAAAAAGTCTGA
- a CDS encoding GFA family protein: protein MAYSGRCLCGDIQFQYDGPLGPVVLCHCKQCQRAHGSAFSASAPAQAIHMQWLIGADQLKEYASSPGKYRGFCGRCGSQLYSRVDAIPAILRLRVGALEKPLGKVAAQHVYVAAQADWFQITDSLPQFDKTERTNDPH from the coding sequence ATGGCGTACAGCGGTCGGTGTCTCTGCGGTGACATCCAGTTTCAGTATGATGGCCCCTTGGGCCCGGTGGTCTTGTGCCACTGCAAACAGTGTCAGCGGGCGCATGGTAGTGCGTTTTCTGCCAGCGCGCCGGCACAGGCAATTCACATGCAGTGGTTAATCGGCGCAGACCAGCTAAAAGAATACGCTTCCAGCCCGGGCAAATACCGCGGCTTTTGTGGCCGTTGCGGCTCCCAGCTGTATAGCAGGGTAGACGCCATTCCCGCCATTTTGCGGCTGCGGGTAGGCGCGCTGGAAAAACCTTTGGGTAAAGTCGCGGCCCAACACGTATATGTGGCAGCGCAGGCAGACTGGTTTCAGATCACCGATTCGCTACCACAGTTCGATAAGACGGAGCGCACGAACGATCCCCACTGA